The Pseudomonas cucumis sequence CTCCTGGCTTAATTGCACGGTGATGACGCCATGCTCCGGCGAGAAATTCGCGGCGTTGGTGACCAGATTGTTCAGGGCGATGTCGATGTCGGCGGCGTCGGCGAGGACTTCAATAGGCTGGTCATCGACGTCGAAGGCCAGTTCCAGGTTCCTGCTCAGTAACCAGGGCGTGAGCTGGGCCAGGCTGGCGCGCACGGTTTCGCTCAGATCAATACTGTGCAGCACCGGCGCCACGGCCTTGGGTTCGAGACGGGCCATGGTCAGCAGCTGATTGACCAGGCGGCTGGTGCGGTCGACCCCGGCAATCAGAAACGCCAGAGACTCACGACGCTCCTGTTCCGTGCCGGCTTCCAGCAGGTTTTGCGCATGCACCCGCAGCACGGCCAGTGGCGTGCGTAATTCGTGGGCGGCGTCGGCGATGAAGCGCCGCTCACGGCCAAGCACCTCTTGAATTTGCGCGAGCATGCGATTGAGCGCCGCTTGCATCGGTTCCAGTTCGCTGGGCAACGGGGTCAGTTGCAATGGCTCCAGAGAACCGCTGTGCCGTGCCCGCAACGTCGCCGCCATATCGGCCAGGGGTTTGAGCCCCCAGCCAATGGCCAGCCAGACCATGGCCGCCAATATCAGGCTGCCCAGCACATTGGGCCACAGGGTATGACGCACGATCCGGTCGACCAGGTCCGCACGCACGTCGTCCCGTTCACCGACCCAGATGCGCAGGTCATTCTGTTTGTCTTCGAGCATGAACACCCGCCAATGGCGGTTGTGCAGATCCACCACATCGCTGAAACCGGGTTTCGTCGGCGGCGCAGTGAAGGAGGGCGCACTGGCGGTGTGCACCAGCACTTCGCCCTTGCGATTCCACACCTGAAAGGCAATTTTGCTTTCATAGGGATGACCATCGACTCTCGGCACCGCTTCACTCAAGGCCTTGTTGAACGCTTGATACAGTTCGGCGTGTTCATTGCTGGCCAGCGGCATGCGCATCACACCCTGCAACAGCCGGGCGTTCTGGGCCAGTTGGGCGTCGTAGACTTCGGCAATCTCGTGATTGCTGTCGTGCAGGTTGAGCACGCTGATGATTGCCAGACCAGTGAGCATCAGCCCGATGATCAGCGTCAGGGTGCGACGCCGGATCGAAGTCATCGACGCTCCTCCACCAGGTACCCGACACCGCGAATGGTGCGGATCAGGTCGGTGGAGAATTTCTTGCGCAGGTGATGGATATGCACTTCCAGGGTGTTGCTTTCGGCTTCTTCGTTCCAGCCGTAAAGCAGTTGCATCAGGTGATCGCGAGTCATGACCCGGCCCGGAGGCGAAAGCAATTCGTGGAGCAATTTATATTCCTTGGGCGTCAGCGCCACCGGCTCGCCTTGATAGCTGACTTGCTGGGTGCCGGGGTTCAGGCTGATGCCGGCGTGTTCGATCAGCACTTGGGCGCGCCCGGCGCTGCGTCGCAACAACGCCCGCAGGCGAGCCTTGAGTTCGGCCAGGTCGAAGGGCTTGATCAGGTAGTCGTCGGCCCCGGCATCCAGCCCGGCGATGCGGTCTTCGGTGGCATCCCGGGCGGTGAGGATCAGTACCGGCAGGTTGGAGCCGCTTTCACGCAGGCGACGCAGCACTTGCAGACCGTCCATGCGCGGCAGGCCGAGATCGAGCACGGCCAGGTCAAACGTCTCGCTGAGCAGTGAATGCAAGGCACTGCTGCCGTCTTGCAGCCAGTCGACGGTGTAACCCTCACGGCCCAGGGCCTGATGAATGCCCTCGCCGAGGGCCACGTCATCCTCGATCAGTAATAAACGCACGCGGACTCCTGTCAGTTGAGTTTCTTGTTCACGTCCACCAGTAACGCTTCGATCTCTTTGCGGCGCCCGGCATCGGCGCTTTCCCGGCCAGGGCGGGGCGCCGCTTGCAAGGCTTTTTGCAGTGCTTGCTTGGCTTCACCATAGCGCTTTTGACGGTAAAGGTGATCGCCCCAAAAATAAAGACTGTCGATGCCGGCCGGGTTCAGCTGCAAAGCCTGCTTTAACAGTTGTTCGGCCTTGTCGGCATCGCCGAAACCGATGGGCCAGCCGGGCACGCGATCATACAACGCCGCAAGGCTGGTGTAGGCCGAGCCTTGCAGGGCCTTGGGATCGATGGTGAGGGCTTTCTCCAGATCGACTTTGGCGGCCTTGGCTTTGCTCAGGGCGCCGAGGCCACCCTGGGCTCCGGCCCAACTGCTGGTGACAATGCCGGACCAGATCCACGCTTCGGCCAGGGATTGGCGTTCCTGGGTGAACGCCGAGGCTTGGGTCGCGAGCTTTTCGAAGGCCGCGGTGCGCTGTTCGGCGGGCAATTCGTATTGAATGTGCGCCCAACTTTGCTGAATGCCATTGAGGCGCTGCTGATCGGCGGCGTCCAGCGCCCAGACGCTTTGGCTCAACGCCCCGAGCAGCAGGCAAGTGACGATTCTTTTCATGGTTTGAGGCTCTCGTTATCGGGCTTCTGACTGAGGCGACGGATCAGCGGCAACTGCTTGCGCAAGCCACGGTCCACCAGATGCGGCAACAGACTGTTGAGGCGAACGAAAAAGCGTTCCGGCCAGCCCAGGTACAAATCGCGCCGGTCACCGGCAATGGCACGGATGACCGCCGAGGCGACAGTTTGCGGATCGTCGACATTGGCTTTGAGCGCATCGTTCAGCGCCTGGGCCGCCGGGCTGTTCATGCTGGTGTGGGTCGCCCGGGGGGCGACGTAAAGCACGTTGATCCGGGTGTCGGCCAGCTCCCGGCGCAGGGCTTCGGAGAAACCGCGCAGGGCAAATTTGCTGGCGCAATAGCTGGCGTAACCGGGGTAGCCAATGGAACCGTAGGTCGAGCCGACATTCACCACCATGGCGCTCTCGGCTTGTTTGAGCATCGGCAGCAAAAGCTTGGTCAGACAGATTGGCGCGCTGATATTCACCGCCAGCATCGCATTGATCTCGCTGTCATCGAGCTGTTCGAGCATGGCGAAGTGGTTGACCCCGGCGGCGTTGACCAGCAGGTTGATGCCGCCGATGGCTTCGGCCGCAGCCAGCACTTTGTGTCGGTCGCCGGGGACGGTCAGGTCAGCGCCGATCCAACACAGGTGCAGCGGGTAGCGTTCGAGCAAGGGCTCCAGCGCCTCCTGGTGCCGGGCCACGGCCAACACCCGCGCGCCACTGGCACACAGGGCGCTGGCGATGGCCAGGCCGATACCGCCGCTGGCTCCAGTCAAAACCACACGGGCTTCATGCAGCTGCATGCAGGTTCTCCCCATCGCGGGGCAAGCCGCGGAACATATCGGTATAGAGCTTGTACACGACCTTCGAAGCATGAATCACCGCGGCTTGATCCGCCGGGTCTT is a genomic window containing:
- a CDS encoding tetratricopeptide repeat protein, which codes for MKRIVTCLLLGALSQSVWALDAADQQRLNGIQQSWAHIQYELPAEQRTAAFEKLATQASAFTQERQSLAEAWIWSGIVTSSWAGAQGGLGALSKAKAAKVDLEKALTIDPKALQGSAYTSLAALYDRVPGWPIGFGDADKAEQLLKQALQLNPAGIDSLYFWGDHLYRQKRYGEAKQALQKALQAAPRPGRESADAGRRKEIEALLVDVNKKLN
- a CDS encoding response regulator, which codes for MRLLLIEDDVALGEGIHQALGREGYTVDWLQDGSSALHSLLSETFDLAVLDLGLPRMDGLQVLRRLRESGSNLPVLILTARDATEDRIAGLDAGADDYLIKPFDLAELKARLRALLRRSAGRAQVLIEHAGISLNPGTQQVSYQGEPVALTPKEYKLLHELLSPPGRVMTRDHLMQLLYGWNEEAESNTLEVHIHHLRKKFSTDLIRTIRGVGYLVEERR
- a CDS encoding sensor histidine kinase — its product is MTSIRRRTLTLIIGLMLTGLAIISVLNLHDSNHEIAEVYDAQLAQNARLLQGVMRMPLASNEHAELYQAFNKALSEAVPRVDGHPYESKIAFQVWNRKGEVLVHTASAPSFTAPPTKPGFSDVVDLHNRHWRVFMLEDKQNDLRIWVGERDDVRADLVDRIVRHTLWPNVLGSLILAAMVWLAIGWGLKPLADMAATLRARHSGSLEPLQLTPLPSELEPMQAALNRMLAQIQEVLGRERRFIADAAHELRTPLAVLRVHAQNLLEAGTEQERRESLAFLIAGVDRTSRLVNQLLTMARLEPKAVAPVLHSIDLSETVRASLAQLTPWLLSRNLELAFDVDDQPIEVLADAADIDIALNNLVTNAANFSPEHGVITVQLSQEDGFYNLSVQDQGPGIDEADRARLFERFYSRGNTGGAGLGLTIVSTIATRLGGRITLVNPPEGGLRATLSIPDGQHR
- a CDS encoding SDR family oxidoreductase, yielding MQLHEARVVLTGASGGIGLAIASALCASGARVLAVARHQEALEPLLERYPLHLCWIGADLTVPGDRHKVLAAAEAIGGINLLVNAAGVNHFAMLEQLDDSEINAMLAVNISAPICLTKLLLPMLKQAESAMVVNVGSTYGSIGYPGYASYCASKFALRGFSEALRRELADTRINVLYVAPRATHTSMNSPAAQALNDALKANVDDPQTVASAVIRAIAGDRRDLYLGWPERFFVRLNSLLPHLVDRGLRKQLPLIRRLSQKPDNESLKP